In Falsibacillus albus, one genomic interval encodes:
- a CDS encoding GerAB/ArcD/ProY family transporter, translating into MNNATRKVGTREFVALILLSLGIKFTDTTPTILFKETANAAWMVPFISGLVMIVPFIFLLKILKTYENLDLIAIIHDLFGKYVGWFIGMTLFFISFSSSISNTRSYVDIINTMFFPETSKVLIYLVFVGLAYFVANRGLQSITNTVWISLPYIKVSLIFIILLIWKNIHVGYLFPIAGYGWTNVMKQGVSYSSITSDLLFFSMLFPFFKDYKTFKTASFIGYGIVLVEIAIFWGMYIMLFDYPGIEIISYPFQEITRMLKLGRYVSNIEALFLGFWTVASIVRFAIYIYVSTATFAYTFKLKEFEPLLLPFSFLIILLGVLPENNVINAYIFRGEFILQGSWIFLFLLPPILWSVMKWKKAGAAK; encoded by the coding sequence GTGAATAATGCCACTCGTAAAGTAGGGACAAGAGAATTTGTTGCTTTGATATTATTGAGCCTTGGCATCAAGTTTACTGATACGACACCTACTATTTTATTTAAAGAAACGGCAAATGCGGCATGGATGGTTCCTTTTATTTCAGGTCTTGTAATGATCGTCCCGTTCATATTTTTGTTAAAGATATTAAAAACATATGAAAATCTGGATTTAATAGCGATTATTCATGATCTATTTGGTAAATATGTGGGATGGTTCATTGGAATGACGTTGTTTTTTATTTCTTTTTCAAGCTCAATCAGCAACACTAGAAGCTACGTGGACATCATTAATACGATGTTCTTTCCAGAAACGTCAAAGGTGCTCATTTATTTAGTGTTTGTTGGTCTTGCCTATTTTGTTGCCAACAGGGGGCTGCAGTCTATAACGAATACCGTTTGGATTTCGCTCCCTTATATTAAAGTTTCTTTAATTTTCATCATTTTATTAATATGGAAAAATATACATGTGGGATATCTTTTCCCGATTGCAGGTTATGGATGGACGAATGTAATGAAACAGGGTGTAAGCTATTCTTCCATCACCTCGGATTTGCTCTTTTTTTCAATGCTTTTCCCTTTCTTTAAGGATTATAAGACATTCAAGACAGCCAGCTTTATTGGCTATGGCATTGTTTTGGTGGAAATAGCCATATTTTGGGGGATGTACATTATGCTATTTGATTACCCAGGGATTGAAATCATCAGCTATCCTTTTCAGGAAATCACTAGGATGCTTAAGCTAGGTAGATATGTATCAAATATTGAGGCATTATTCCTTGGATTTTGGACGGTTGCAAGTATTGTCCGTTTTGCGATCTACATATACGTTTCAACAGCCACGTTTGCCTACACATTCAAGCTAAAAGAATTTGAGCCGCTTCTTTTGCCATTCAGTTTTTTGATCATTCTTCTTGGTGTACTTCCAGAGAATAATGTTATCAATGCCTATATTTTTAGGGGGGAATTTATCCTTCAGGGAAGCTGGATATTTCTGTTCCTTCTCCCCCCGATATTATGGAGCGTCATGAAATGGAAAAAGGCAGGTGCAGCAAAGTGA
- a CDS encoding spore germination protein: MKRFLPKKGSHTENKREAGTGIEQKRDEIRSIFHAPSNKDLVERNVYISSISNFGVIFYLKGTVNQEAIENQLIKSLLTNEASEMCGTIPEMVKDSILTNMEVNLTRNIVECIDSILSGNSLLIVDHEDMLVINTTGFEKRSVEKPENEHVLKGPKESFIESIAVNISLVRKQLKSQELITEYMNVGNKAVSQVGILYMNDVVGDGLVEKVKKRINEISIDQLQNLEILEQHLEERPYSIIPTLLYTERPDRAVAFLKEGHVVLLMDTSSSCLIAPVTFWSLFQTSEDSYSRWFYGNFSRLIRLMAIFVTVLTPALYIAITDFHEEMLPTDLVLSISATRQKVPFPAVFEIILLSVAFELIREGGVRVPSPIGPTIGIVGALILGQAAVQANIISPILVIVVALTGLASFAIPNLSFNYMIRLTTYLFLIAGSFFGLFGIAGCLTACIAYMASVTSFGVPFLAPMAPHYRSSKDLIVRPPMWKQWLRPFHVLPKEVQRMQKEEGNQSE, from the coding sequence TTGAAACGATTTTTACCCAAGAAGGGTTCTCATACTGAAAACAAAAGAGAAGCAGGAACCGGGATTGAACAAAAAAGGGATGAAATCCGTTCGATATTTCATGCCCCCTCTAATAAGGATTTGGTAGAAAGAAATGTGTATATTTCTTCCATTTCAAATTTTGGAGTAATTTTTTATTTAAAAGGGACAGTCAATCAAGAAGCCATTGAAAATCAATTGATAAAGTCTCTGCTGACAAATGAAGCTTCTGAAATGTGTGGCACTATTCCAGAAATGGTCAAAGACTCGATACTGACAAATATGGAAGTGAACCTCACAAGAAATATCGTCGAATGTATTGATTCAATTCTTTCAGGTAATTCATTGTTGATTGTGGACCATGAGGACATGTTAGTGATTAATACAACCGGATTTGAAAAAAGAAGTGTGGAAAAGCCTGAGAATGAACACGTATTAAAAGGACCGAAGGAATCATTCATTGAGTCCATAGCTGTCAATATTTCATTGGTCAGAAAGCAATTAAAATCTCAGGAATTAATTACAGAATATATGAATGTCGGCAATAAAGCAGTCAGTCAGGTAGGAATCCTTTATATGAATGATGTGGTAGGGGATGGCCTCGTGGAAAAGGTTAAAAAAAGAATCAATGAAATTTCCATCGACCAGCTTCAAAACCTGGAAATTTTAGAACAGCATTTAGAGGAGCGGCCATATTCAATCATCCCAACCTTATTATATACAGAAAGACCTGATCGCGCTGTGGCATTTTTAAAAGAAGGGCATGTTGTGTTATTGATGGACACTTCATCAAGCTGCTTGATTGCACCTGTGACGTTTTGGTCATTGTTTCAAACATCGGAAGACTCTTACTCAAGATGGTTTTATGGGAATTTTTCAAGGCTTATCCGTTTAATGGCTATATTTGTCACTGTATTGACACCAGCCCTTTATATTGCCATTACCGACTTTCATGAAGAGATGCTGCCTACCGATCTTGTTCTGTCAATATCCGCAACGCGTCAAAAGGTTCCATTCCCGGCAGTATTTGAAATAATCTTGTTGTCGGTGGCGTTTGAGCTGATCAGGGAAGGTGGCGTGAGGGTACCGAGTCCGATCGGCCCCACCATTGGAATCGTCGGAGCTTTGATCCTTGGTCAAGCAGCTGTTCAAGCAAATATCATCAGTCCGATTTTAGTGATTGTGGTAGCCTTGACAGGGTTGGCTTCGTTTGCTATCCCCAATTTATCTTTCAATTATATGATTCGGCTGACAACATATCTATTCTTGATTGCGGGGAGTTTCTTCGGTCTTTTTGGAATAGCGGGCTGTTTGACTGCGTGCATTGCGTATATGGCCTCAGTGACGTCATTTGGTGTGCCATTTTTAGCCCCAATGGCCCCGCATTATCGATCTTCAAAAGATTTGATCGTTAGGCCCCCGATGTGGAAGCAATGGCTCAGGCCATTTCATGTCTTGCCGAAGGAAGTGCAGCGGATGCAAAAAGAAGAGGGGAATCAAAGTGAATAA
- a CDS encoding nucleoside deaminase → MWSSLHTHWQSCFEEAWESYCKGSFPIGAVITDENGIIISKGRNKVYENAGVGREIYANKIAHAEVNAILKIDNRETNINRKEYTLYSTMEPCPMCFGAAVMSGLRRVVYAAKDGMAGCTDLKDANPYLESKAMVVTGPFKELEIVQIVLKTVFVLNRGHLVQELLESWRKDCPMGVEIGEKWFEDGVLEQVQLEQKGFGAIFNRILTEIHLTAS, encoded by the coding sequence ATGTGGAGTTCCTTACATACTCATTGGCAATCATGTTTTGAGGAAGCGTGGGAGTCCTATTGCAAAGGGTCTTTTCCGATTGGGGCTGTCATTACTGATGAAAATGGGATCATCATATCAAAAGGAAGAAACAAAGTTTACGAAAATGCAGGCGTGGGAAGAGAGATTTACGCCAACAAAATTGCTCATGCAGAAGTAAATGCCATACTGAAGATTGATAACAGGGAAACAAATATCAATCGAAAGGAATATACGCTGTATTCTACTATGGAGCCATGCCCGATGTGTTTCGGGGCGGCAGTCATGTCCGGGCTAAGGAGGGTGGTCTATGCTGCGAAGGATGGCATGGCAGGGTGTACGGATTTAAAGGATGCAAACCCTTATCTTGAAAGTAAAGCCATGGTGGTGACAGGACCATTTAAAGAATTGGAAATCGTTCAGATTGTCCTGAAAACAGTTTTCGTTTTAAATAGGGGGCATTTGGTCCAAGAGCTGCTCGAAAGCTGGAGGAAGGATTGTCCAATGGGAGTGGAGATTGGAGAGAAATGGTTTGAGGATGGTGTCCTGGAGCAGGTACAGCTTGAACAAAAAGGATTTGGTGCCATATTCAACAGAATCCTTACAGAAATACACTTGACGGCAAGCTAG
- a CDS encoding MBL fold metallo-hydrolase, whose translation MEKWICCTCGTQFGEMDGQPEACPICEDERQYVKEAGQAWTSLNTLIRSGQLKNDILQEERGIYSITTKPGFAIGQTAYLIQTEAGNVLWDCITYLDEETIAKVQELGGINAIALSHPHYYSSQVEWAEAFGCPVYIHEDDSQWVMRNSENIRFWSGEHHELFGGITLSRLGGHFKGGAVLNWEAGKNGKGILFSGDIIQVVADRNWVSFMYSYPNSIPLPSKKVREIQQKISSIDFDRLYGAFHRIIRDDAKISVINSAQRYISALEGTLFET comes from the coding sequence ATGGAAAAATGGATATGTTGTACGTGCGGGACGCAATTTGGAGAAATGGATGGACAGCCGGAAGCCTGCCCGATTTGTGAGGATGAGCGCCAATATGTAAAAGAGGCAGGCCAGGCATGGACATCTTTGAATACATTGATAAGAAGCGGGCAGCTAAAGAATGATATTCTCCAGGAAGAGAGAGGAATCTACAGCATCACGACGAAACCAGGATTTGCAATCGGACAGACTGCATATTTGATTCAGACGGAGGCCGGCAATGTGTTGTGGGACTGCATAACATATTTGGATGAAGAGACAATTGCTAAAGTACAAGAACTCGGTGGAATTAACGCCATTGCTTTATCTCACCCCCATTATTATTCATCACAAGTCGAATGGGCAGAAGCATTTGGATGCCCGGTTTATATTCATGAAGATGATTCACAATGGGTGATGCGCAACAGTGAGAATATCAGGTTTTGGTCAGGCGAACACCATGAGCTGTTTGGCGGGATCACCTTATCGCGCTTGGGAGGGCATTTCAAAGGAGGTGCCGTCCTGAATTGGGAGGCAGGAAAAAACGGAAAAGGGATCCTATTCAGCGGGGATATCATTCAGGTTGTAGCTGATCGGAACTGGGTAAGTTTTATGTACAGCTATCCCAATTCCATTCCGCTGCCAAGTAAAAAGGTCCGTGAAATACAACAGAAAATATCATCAATTGACTTTGATCGTCTATACGGGGCATTTCACCGCATCATCCGGGATGATGCTAAAATATCCGTCATCAACTCAGCACAACGATATATTTCTGCTCTAGAAGGAACATTATTTGAAACATGA
- a CDS encoding STAS domain-containing protein, giving the protein MNQKNKALCEYILAQSNELTKEWLNSREESPSIYSKNAAPHHEKRLMEQNGIFIKFVAENFVSSNEENLQEIKKWAKNVAEDRASTYTPIQETVHQFKKFRNILMAALEDFIQSVELEISMDEMLSWNRHLQNTVDFVLELYSEKYYQVTSSRMTAQQEMIYELSSPIIPISDYIGVLPIIGDIDTERAKRILENTLAQCVEKNLSQLFIDLSGVPIIDTMVAHQIFQVMSTLKLVGVESILSGIRPEVAQTAVQLGINFKDVSTHSSLKQALHDHDFRVKKVN; this is encoded by the coding sequence TTGAATCAAAAAAATAAAGCATTGTGCGAATACATCCTTGCTCAATCTAATGAATTGACAAAGGAATGGTTGAATTCGAGAGAAGAAAGCCCTTCAATCTATTCAAAAAATGCCGCTCCCCATCATGAGAAGCGATTGATGGAACAAAATGGAATATTTATTAAATTTGTAGCAGAGAATTTTGTGAGCAGCAATGAAGAGAATCTGCAAGAGATTAAAAAATGGGCGAAAAATGTTGCGGAGGATCGGGCAAGCACATATACCCCCATCCAGGAAACCGTTCATCAGTTTAAAAAATTCCGCAACATTTTGATGGCAGCCCTGGAAGACTTCATCCAGAGTGTAGAGCTAGAAATTTCCATGGATGAAATGCTTTCTTGGAACCGTCATTTACAAAATACTGTGGACTTCGTACTTGAACTGTATTCAGAAAAATACTATCAAGTTACTTCATCCAGAATGACAGCCCAACAAGAAATGATCTATGAGTTAAGTTCACCTATCATCCCTATTTCGGATTATATCGGTGTTCTTCCGATCATCGGTGATATTGATACGGAAAGAGCGAAGAGAATCCTTGAAAATACATTGGCTCAGTGTGTCGAGAAAAACCTTTCTCAGCTGTTCATCGATTTGTCAGGTGTTCCAATCATCGATACGATGGTAGCTCATCAAATTTTTCAAGTAATGAGCACGCTGAAATTGGTCGGTGTCGAATCGATTTTGTCCGGGATTCGTCCCGAGGTGGCACAAACCGCCGTTCAGCTTGGCATCAACTTCAAAGATGTTTCGACGCACAGCAGCTTAAAACAAGCACTGCATGACCACGATTTTCGTGTTAAAAAAGTGAATTGA
- a CDS encoding SDR family oxidoreductase: protein MKRKTAVITGASSGFGLLTAIELAKNGFYVLAAIRNLEKKQIILDFAKENHVEQYIEIIELDVASHPSIEQFRKNVNRFERIEVLVNNAGYAQGGFAEEVTIEEYKLQFETNFFGLIAVTQAVLPIMRKNTSGLIINMGSVSGQIGFPGLSPYVSSKFALEGWSESLRLEVKPFGIDVVIIEPGSYSTNIWSAGKKVAPKSLQKDSPYFPYMLQLENELEKGGQKRGNPIGIAQQITYLVNHRGFRKLRYPMGKGIKSFIWLKKVLPWRLMEHLIMKRLDK, encoded by the coding sequence ATGAAAAGAAAAACAGCGGTTATAACAGGTGCTTCCAGCGGGTTTGGACTTCTTACAGCAATCGAGCTGGCGAAAAATGGCTTTTATGTGCTGGCTGCCATCCGCAATCTAGAAAAAAAGCAAATTATCCTTGATTTCGCAAAAGAAAATCATGTTGAACAATATATTGAGATCATCGAACTGGATGTTGCCTCGCATCCTTCAATCGAACAGTTTAGAAAAAATGTAAATCGGTTTGAGCGGATCGAGGTGCTGGTCAACAATGCCGGGTACGCGCAGGGCGGGTTTGCCGAGGAAGTAACGATCGAGGAGTATAAGTTACAGTTCGAAACAAATTTCTTTGGATTGATTGCAGTCACCCAAGCCGTTCTTCCGATAATGAGAAAAAATACTTCTGGATTGATTATCAATATGGGAAGTGTCAGCGGCCAAATCGGGTTTCCAGGATTATCACCTTATGTTTCTTCCAAGTTTGCCCTGGAAGGTTGGAGTGAAAGTCTCCGATTGGAGGTAAAGCCATTTGGGATCGATGTAGTCATTATCGAACCTGGGTCGTACTCAACGAATATTTGGTCAGCTGGAAAGAAGGTTGCCCCGAAATCTCTACAAAAAGATTCCCCTTATTTTCCCTATATGCTTCAGCTTGAAAACGAACTTGAGAAAGGTGGACAAAAGCGGGGAAATCCAATTGGAATTGCTCAACAGATCACCTATCTTGTCAATCATCGTGGATTTCGGAAGCTAAGATACCCAATGGGCAAAGGGATCAAATCATTTATTTGGCTAAAAAAGGTTTTGCCATGGAGATTGATGGAGCACTTGATCATGAAGCGTCTTGATAAGTGA
- a CDS encoding ketopantoate reductase family protein has translation MKLLVVGAGAVGGYFGGRLAEKGEDVTFLVRENRKKQLEESGLIIKSIHGDVELQPKLITASEKDQVFDVIFISTKAYHLDEALVDLKGFVHEDTLILPMLNGISQLEKMEEYFPKDNILGGLCFIEATLNEGGHIVQTSSIHELVFGERSGERTERIERLDSVLRDSGAAIRLSDQIMQEMWHKYLFISTMSGVTSLFRSSIGPIREQEEGRKVMLQLIEEVNAIAVSVNAPVSPDIKENLSAKLTEIGYGMKSSLQRDMEKGSLIEAEHLFGNLLNIAKENDVQTPILNVIYANLKIYEKNLHS, from the coding sequence ATGAAACTATTAGTTGTCGGTGCAGGAGCAGTAGGAGGATACTTTGGAGGCAGGCTTGCGGAAAAAGGAGAGGATGTCACTTTTCTTGTCCGTGAGAATAGAAAGAAGCAGCTTGAGGAGAGTGGACTTATAATCAAGAGTATCCACGGAGATGTAGAGTTGCAGCCTAAACTGATAACGGCAAGTGAAAAGGATCAAGTGTTTGATGTGATTTTTATTTCCACCAAGGCCTATCACTTGGATGAAGCGCTCGTTGATCTGAAAGGATTTGTCCACGAGGATACACTTATTTTGCCGATGCTGAACGGAATATCTCAGCTGGAAAAAATGGAAGAATATTTTCCAAAGGATAATATTCTGGGTGGTCTTTGCTTTATCGAAGCTACTTTGAATGAAGGGGGCCATATAGTCCAAACGAGTTCCATTCATGAACTTGTTTTCGGAGAACGAAGCGGAGAAAGGACAGAGAGGATTGAGAGACTGGACTCTGTACTTAGGGACAGCGGGGCAGCCATTCGATTATCAGATCAGATTATGCAGGAAATGTGGCATAAATATTTATTTATATCCACCATGTCAGGGGTTACTTCTTTATTTCGATCCTCGATAGGACCAATCCGCGAACAAGAGGAAGGCAGAAAAGTGATGCTTCAGTTGATCGAGGAAGTGAATGCAATTGCCGTTTCAGTAAATGCTCCCGTTTCTCCGGATATTAAGGAGAATCTTTCTGCCAAGCTTACTGAAATCGGGTATGGGATGAAATCCTCGCTTCAGCGCGACATGGAAAAGGGATCGTTGATAGAAGCTGAGCATCTATTCGGTAATCTACTTAACATCGCAAAGGAAAATGACGTTCAAACGCCAATTTTGAACGTCATTTATGCAAACTTGAAAATCTATGAAAAAAATCTGCATTCATGA
- a CDS encoding carbon starvation CstA family protein, whose amino-acid sequence MFTFIGGIILLIVGYFTYGKFVEKVFGVKEERTTPAYTHQDNIDYLPMNTKKNSLIQLLNIAGVGPIFGPIMGALYGPVAFIWIVAGCIFAGAVHDYLTGMISIRNRGAHLPELAGKFLGKFMKHVVNAFAILLLLLVGTVFVTSPATLLQSLMNGWLSLGIILGAIFVYYILATILPIDKIIGRFYPIFGALLLISAVGVGVKLIISGAPIPELTLKNMHPDHAPIFPLLFLTISCGALSGFHATQTPIISRTTEREGQGRKIFYGMMIAEGVIAMIWAAAAMSLFHGYHGLSEILAEGGPAAIVSKASTMMLGSIGGTLAILGVIILPITSGDTAFRSARMIIADYFNYSQKKIVSRLWIALPMFAISFALTKIDFTLLWRYFSWANQSTAVIALWVGAMYLFIAKKNYWIAIVPGIFMTMATTTYILNAAIGFGLPLNVSYIGAAIITAAITALFFRAAIKARSQALPLEEDITGWNSVA is encoded by the coding sequence ATGTTTACATTTATTGGGGGAATCATTTTATTAATTGTCGGATACTTCACATACGGTAAATTTGTTGAAAAAGTCTTCGGGGTAAAGGAAGAGAGAACGACGCCTGCCTATACACACCAGGACAACATCGATTATTTGCCGATGAATACGAAGAAAAATTCATTGATTCAGTTGCTGAATATTGCAGGGGTCGGCCCTATTTTTGGACCAATCATGGGTGCGTTATATGGTCCTGTTGCATTTATATGGATCGTCGCCGGCTGTATTTTTGCAGGGGCTGTCCATGATTATCTAACAGGTATGATTTCCATTCGCAACCGCGGAGCTCATTTGCCTGAACTGGCAGGGAAGTTCTTAGGGAAATTCATGAAGCATGTTGTCAATGCATTTGCTATTTTGCTTTTACTTCTGGTCGGCACAGTATTCGTTACATCGCCTGCAACATTGCTGCAGTCTTTGATGAACGGCTGGTTATCGCTTGGAATCATCTTGGGAGCAATTTTTGTTTATTATATTTTGGCAACCATCTTGCCGATCGATAAAATCATCGGCCGTTTTTATCCGATTTTTGGGGCTTTGCTTTTGATCAGTGCAGTAGGAGTAGGCGTCAAGCTTATTATATCCGGTGCACCTATTCCAGAACTAACATTGAAGAATATGCATCCTGATCATGCACCAATCTTTCCGCTGCTGTTCTTGACCATTTCCTGCGGAGCGCTGTCAGGCTTCCATGCAACGCAGACACCAATCATTTCAAGAACGACGGAAAGAGAAGGCCAAGGACGAAAGATCTTTTATGGGATGATGATTGCAGAAGGTGTCATTGCGATGATTTGGGCAGCCGCGGCCATGAGCCTTTTCCACGGTTATCATGGTCTGAGTGAAATCCTTGCTGAAGGCGGTCCTGCGGCAATCGTAAGCAAGGCTTCAACGATGATGCTTGGTTCCATCGGCGGGACGCTTGCGATTCTTGGCGTCATCATCTTGCCGATTACTTCAGGAGACACTGCATTCCGCAGTGCACGTATGATCATTGCCGACTATTTCAACTATTCCCAAAAGAAAATTGTCAGCCGATTATGGATTGCTTTGCCAATGTTCGCCATTTCCTTTGCACTGACAAAAATTGATTTCACTCTGCTATGGAGATATTTTTCCTGGGCAAATCAATCCACCGCTGTCATAGCACTTTGGGTCGGAGCAATGTATTTGTTCATTGCCAAGAAAAATTATTGGATTGCGATCGTACCGGGAATTTTCATGACGATGGCGACTACTACTTACATTTTAAACGCCGCTATCGGGTTCGGACTTCCTTTGAATGTTTCTTATATTGGCGCAGCGATCATAACGGCTGCCATTACCGCATTGTTCTTTAGAGCTGCCATCAAAGCACGTAGCCAGGCACTTCCTCTTGAAGAGGACATCACTGGCTGGAACAGCGTTGCCTGA
- a CDS encoding LytR/AlgR family response regulator transcription factor, translating to MNSPIRVLIVDDEHYSRLELKHLLENTEHIQIVGEADNGEAAIMKALQLQPQVVFLDVEMPKMNGMETAKALTGFRTPPLIIFATAYPQFAAEAFQYEAIDYLLKPYDEARLNQALERVKKQVWNEEEVSESSKVAGKLGIETEGEIFYIHPHDIVYIHREENVTKIITDTNLFESKTALKEFEARLAPYCFFRIHKSIIVNLEYVVKLTPWFSGTYQLELKGKKEKLSVSRNYVKGLRTKMEL from the coding sequence ATGAATTCACCAATTCGAGTATTGATCGTTGATGATGAGCACTATAGCAGATTGGAATTAAAGCACTTATTGGAAAATACAGAGCATATTCAAATTGTCGGAGAAGCGGATAATGGGGAAGCGGCAATCATGAAAGCATTACAGCTTCAGCCCCAGGTCGTATTCCTGGATGTGGAGATGCCCAAGATGAATGGGATGGAGACAGCCAAGGCGCTAACTGGATTCAGGACTCCGCCGCTCATCATTTTTGCAACCGCATACCCGCAGTTCGCTGCTGAAGCCTTTCAGTATGAAGCAATCGACTACTTGTTGAAACCATATGATGAAGCCCGGCTTAATCAAGCATTAGAACGGGTTAAGAAGCAGGTCTGGAATGAAGAAGAGGTCAGTGAATCATCCAAAGTTGCCGGAAAGCTTGGCATTGAGACAGAGGGAGAGATTTTTTATATTCATCCTCATGATATCGTCTACATCCACAGAGAAGAAAATGTGACGAAAATCATCACAGACACGAATCTATTTGAATCGAAGACTGCCTTGAAGGAGTTTGAAGCAAGGCTTGCACCGTATTGTTTTTTTCGCATTCACAAGAGCATCATTGTCAATTTGGAGTATGTCGTGAAATTGACACCGTGGTTCAGCGGGACTTACCAGCTGGAGCTGAAAGGAAAAAAAGAAAAATTGTCAGTCAGCAGAAATTATGTGAAGGGTCTTCGAACGAAAATGGAATTATAA
- a CDS encoding sensor histidine kinase encodes MFILLLTMLERLGIIVTIAFILTRFRFFRAMLYQKELNKKHQYIAIIFFGFFGIIGTYTGVAFNTDSLEYNRWAAGLSSDEAIANSRVIGVVIAGLLGGYKVGIGAGLIAGLHRLSLGGFTAEACGLATIFAGVISGAFHRDQRNTKLPVAFLIGAGAETLQMIIILLMARPFHKALSLVEMIGIPMILANGVGCALFMLVIKNVVNEEEKAGAQQAQITLRIADKTLAYLRKGLDGNSAKEVCKILYNEMKSSAVSITNQHTILAHLGLGDDHHQADVQIQTKITKEVLETGKLVVANESTIHCREKNCPLGAAVIAPLKQRGDIVGTIKVYFPSERNITNIIIEQISGLCQLLSNQLEMAEADHALQLAKEAEIKALQAQINPHFLFNSLNTIVSLLRIDSEKARKLLYSLSHFIRQNVNGTTSVETTILNELNHVKAYLEIEKARFVDKLQVEYDIDEEALTERIPPLTLQPIVENACKHGFQNKSEDCLLKVSIKHGAKGSIVKVRDNGEGIDIGRKEFLAKEIIQSEKGSGMALYNVNRRLTIIFGPEAALKIESTVGIGTEVSFEIPHRGREK; translated from the coding sequence TTGTTCATTTTACTCCTGACTATGCTTGAAAGGCTTGGTATCATTGTCACCATCGCCTTTATATTGACCAGATTTCGTTTTTTCCGAGCAATGCTCTACCAAAAAGAATTAAATAAAAAGCATCAGTATATCGCAATCATATTTTTCGGCTTTTTTGGAATCATCGGTACCTATACTGGTGTTGCATTCAATACGGACTCACTAGAATATAATCGCTGGGCAGCGGGGCTGAGTTCAGATGAGGCAATTGCCAATTCGAGAGTCATCGGCGTGGTCATCGCCGGTTTGCTTGGAGGTTATAAAGTGGGGATCGGTGCTGGCTTAATTGCGGGTCTGCACCGTTTATCACTTGGGGGATTCACCGCAGAAGCATGTGGGCTGGCGACAATCTTTGCCGGAGTCATCTCAGGGGCATTCCACCGCGATCAACGAAATACCAAGCTTCCCGTCGCCTTTTTGATTGGGGCAGGGGCGGAAACGCTGCAAATGATCATCATCTTGCTAATGGCGCGGCCATTTCATAAAGCTTTATCTTTAGTTGAGATGATTGGAATACCAATGATTCTAGCCAATGGCGTTGGGTGTGCTCTTTTCATGCTGGTCATCAAAAACGTTGTGAATGAAGAAGAAAAAGCTGGGGCACAGCAGGCACAAATCACCCTTCGAATTGCGGACAAAACACTCGCATATTTAAGAAAGGGGCTGGATGGAAACTCTGCAAAGGAAGTATGCAAGATTCTTTACAATGAGATGAAATCAAGCGCGGTCTCGATTACAAATCAACATACGATCTTAGCCCATCTCGGATTAGGGGATGATCACCATCAAGCTGATGTTCAGATCCAGACGAAAATCACCAAGGAAGTATTAGAGACCGGAAAACTGGTCGTAGCAAACGAATCCACCATTCATTGCAGAGAAAAAAACTGTCCTCTAGGAGCTGCTGTCATTGCACCGTTGAAGCAAAGGGGAGATATCGTTGGGACCATCAAAGTCTATTTCCCTTCTGAAAGAAATATCACGAACATTATCATTGAGCAGATCTCAGGATTATGCCAATTGCTGAGCAACCAGTTGGAAATGGCAGAAGCAGACCATGCGCTCCAATTGGCAAAGGAAGCTGAAATAAAGGCGCTGCAGGCGCAGATCAATCCTCATTTTTTATTTAACTCGCTGAATACCATCGTTTCACTTCTCAGAATAGACTCGGAAAAAGCTAGGAAGTTATTGTATTCCCTTTCTCATTTTATTCGACAAAATGTAAATGGGACGACTTCAGTTGAAACGACGATCTTAAATGAACTTAATCATGTCAAAGCATATTTGGAAATCGAAAAGGCACGATTCGTCGATAAATTACAGGTTGAATATGATATAGATGAGGAAGCGTTAACAGAACGAATCCCTCCACTCACTCTTCAGCCCATTGTTGAAAATGCATGCAAGCATGGTTTTCAGAATAAAAGTGAGGACTGTTTGCTGAAAGTCAGCATCAAACATGGAGCCAAGGGGAGCATCGTAAAGGTTCGCGACAATGGGGAGGGCATCGACATCGGCCGCAAGGAATTCCTGGCCAAAGAAATCATCCAATCAGAAAAGGGGTCAGGAATGGCCTTATATAATGTAAACAGGAGATTGACCATCATATTTGGTCCCGAAGCTGCATTAAAAATCGAAAGCACTGTTGGAATAGGAACAGAGGTCTCATTCGAAATACCTCATCGGGGGAGAGAGAAATGA